A window from Candidatus Methylomirabilota bacterium encodes these proteins:
- a CDS encoding ornithine cyclodeaminase family protein, which translates to MPILALSRADVFELLSLRECVDVVEYAFRLHAEGRTLGPGVLSVPATGGAFHIKAAGLLGERAYFAAKTNGNFPGNPKCSGLPTIQGLVVLVDGERGTPLAVIDSGSVTALRTGAATGVAARYLARPDSRTATIVGCGIQGELQLAAIAAVLPLERAWVLDIDHARAECMAAQASTRLGLEVEAVKDLRKALTASDVCVTCTPSRQAVVAAADVAPGTFLAAVGADARGKQELEPALMASSTVVVDVLAQCVEIGELQHAVAQGLLAPEDVHAELGDVVAGGRPGRSRAEEITIFDSSGTALQDVAAAVAVYEKARRDGRGQEVALDG; encoded by the coding sequence ATGCCGATTCTCGCGTTGTCCCGCGCGGATGTGTTCGAGCTGCTCAGTCTTCGCGAGTGCGTCGACGTGGTCGAGTACGCCTTTCGGCTGCATGCCGAGGGTCGAACCCTCGGGCCCGGCGTACTCTCGGTGCCCGCCACGGGTGGGGCCTTCCACATCAAGGCGGCCGGGCTCCTGGGCGAGCGTGCGTACTTCGCGGCGAAGACCAACGGCAACTTCCCCGGCAACCCCAAATGTTCCGGGCTGCCCACGATCCAGGGATTGGTGGTGCTGGTCGACGGCGAGCGCGGGACGCCGCTGGCGGTGATCGACTCCGGGAGCGTGACCGCGTTGCGGACGGGGGCGGCGACCGGGGTTGCGGCGCGGTACCTGGCGCGGCCCGACAGCCGGACGGCCACGATAGTGGGGTGCGGGATTCAGGGCGAGCTGCAGTTGGCGGCCATCGCCGCCGTCCTTCCGCTGGAGCGGGCGTGGGTGCTGGACATCGACCACGCGCGAGCGGAGTGCATGGCGGCCCAGGCGAGCACCCGGCTGGGGCTGGAGGTCGAGGCGGTCAAGGATCTTCGAAAGGCACTGACTGCCAGCGACGTATGCGTGACGTGCACGCCATCGCGCCAGGCGGTAGTAGCTGCGGCCGACGTCGCTCCCGGCACGTTCCTGGCGGCGGTCGGCGCCGATGCGCGCGGCAAGCAGGAGCTCGAGCCCGCCTTGATGGCGAGCTCCACCGTGGTCGTCGACGTGCTCGCCCAGTGCGTGGAGATCGGGGAGCTGCAGCATGCGGTGGCACAGGGTCTCCTGGCGCCGGAGGACGTGCATGCCGAGCTCGGTGACGTCGTCGCGGGGGGGCGGCCCGGTCGTAGCCGTGCTGAGGAGATCACGATCTTCGATAGCTCGGGCACGGCGCTGCAGGATGTGGCGGCGGCGGTGGCGGTGTACGAGAAGGCGCGGCGTGACGGTCGAGGTCAGGAGGTGGCGCTCGATGGCTGA
- a CDS encoding chromate resistance protein ChrB domain-containing protein → MAMSQQQLLLLLLSLPPTPSSLRVRVWRRLRSLGAVALKRSAYLLPDTPERYEDFQWLAQEVERDGGEATLIRVQQIENVSPGDVLRLFHEPRDREYRQLALRYRRLLPGLEGKAISPKMHDKLARLSKDHQRIRGIDFFDAPGGAEVRRLEEAIAMRTRRPETPVPEPRLDLTKLRGRRWVTRPRPHVDRVASAWLIRRFIDPDAVFLFAPPAEFPKDAIPYDAPGAELSHQGEDCTFETLIKRANLRDRRLIRLAEVVHEADLRDGKYPREEARGIDVAIRALLTAAADDHQVLAQGMTLFEGLYTNTSGKG, encoded by the coding sequence ATGGCGATGAGCCAGCAACAACTCCTCCTTCTACTGTTGAGCCTGCCCCCCACGCCGTCTAGCCTGCGGGTGCGAGTATGGAGGCGCCTGCGCTCCCTTGGCGCGGTTGCCCTCAAGCGGTCCGCGTATCTGCTCCCGGACACGCCGGAGCGTTACGAGGATTTCCAGTGGCTCGCTCAAGAGGTGGAGCGCGACGGGGGCGAAGCCACGCTCATCCGCGTCCAGCAGATCGAGAACGTCAGCCCGGGGGATGTGCTGCGCTTGTTTCACGAGCCCCGCGACCGAGAGTATCGACAGCTCGCTCTACGTTACCGCCGGCTCCTGCCGGGCCTGGAAGGGAAAGCCATTAGCCCGAAGATGCACGACAAGCTCGCCCGCCTGTCCAAGGACCACCAGCGGATCCGCGGCATCGACTTCTTCGACGCCCCCGGCGGAGCCGAGGTGAGGCGTCTCGAGGAGGCCATCGCCATGCGTACCAGACGTCCCGAAACACCGGTGCCGGAGCCACGGCTCGATCTGACCAAGCTGCGAGGACGCCGGTGGGTCACCCGGCCCAGGCCGCACGTCGACCGCGTCGCTTCGGCGTGGCTGATCAGGCGGTTCATCGATCCAGATGCAGTGTTCCTGTTCGCTCCGCCGGCCGAGTTTCCCAAGGACGCGATTCCTTACGACGCGCCGGGGGCGGAGCTCAGCCATCAGGGCGAGGACTGCACATTCGAGACGCTGATCAAGCGCGCGAATTTGCGTGACCGGCGGCTCATCCGGCTCGCGGAGGTAGTACACGAGGCGGACCTGCGCGACGGCAAGTACCCGCGCGAGGAGGCGCGCGGCATCGACGTGGCGATCCGGGCCCTGCTCACCGCCGCGGCAGACGATCACCAGGTGCTGGCACAAGGCATGACGCTGTTCGAAGGGCTGTACACCAACACCTCCGGAAAAGGCTGA
- a CDS encoding J domain-containing protein — MPGTPNYYEVLQVSRAAQPLIITKAYRLLAAFYHPDNKETGDSEAFHNVVAAYRVLCDPVRRAAYDRDTFGTSSPPPSNGGPPERELSERRTEDERDLRRQLLQALYNVRRTEPHRPSLPLMVIPDLFGCSIDETQFTLWYLRGKKFIEMTDDGMAITVAGVDYVESREFGLPTSTSPDPALGPGSFMLGAGDSSGT, encoded by the coding sequence ATGCCGGGCACTCCTAACTACTACGAGGTGCTTCAGGTCAGCCGGGCGGCCCAGCCCCTGATCATCACCAAGGCGTACCGGCTGCTCGCCGCCTTCTACCACCCAGACAACAAGGAGACCGGCGACAGCGAGGCATTCCATAACGTCGTCGCCGCCTACCGCGTGCTGTGCGATCCAGTGCGCCGAGCAGCGTACGACCGCGACACCTTCGGCACGTCCTCGCCGCCGCCGAGCAACGGCGGTCCCCCAGAACGAGAACTCTCGGAGCGCCGCACCGAGGACGAGCGGGACTTACGTCGTCAGTTGTTACAGGCTCTCTACAACGTCCGCCGCACCGAGCCACACCGCCCGAGCTTGCCTCTCATGGTCATCCCTGACCTCTTCGGCTGCTCGATCGACGAGACACAGTTCACTCTGTGGTATCTGCGAGGGAAGAAGTTCATCGAGATGACGGACGATGGAATGGCGATCACTGTGGCTGGCGTCGACTATGTGGAGAGCCGCGAGTTTGGTCTGCCTACCTCGACCTCACCCGATCCGGCGCTAGGCCCCGGGTCGTTCATGCTCGGAGCAGGCGACTCGAGCGGAACGTAG
- a CDS encoding S1C family serine protease has protein sequence MVEDAAQTRDRSGPWASGGSGGGGSAVRLFLSGSGMGAIRASGSVCAPSRPWHAERRADPWPRTLQPPRRVQAAGAWGGPIKTRASAMILGAMAYVLAAGLVAPSDAATEAELQSAVFRAKPAVVMVAVRIGASATVRCSDGTTTVVRPGTIGELGSGAIIHPEGWIVTNGHVVQPYQDGAAGSFAVELLEQAVASACAAELDGLSTPARTQRVRALAATRENREGFVVERSLDVHLSNGKGYPAAVKFYSPPAYVVVAGSPDPSGQPRTEHGRDVAILKIEDKELPVVRLARHSTDLHLGQTLFVIGFPGVVASHELLSRATRYEPSITTGRVSGFKEDIGGQRVIQTDAAIIQGNSGGPVFDDRGQVIGAATFTSTQGEQVVQGFNFLIPVETIQEAARAAGVVPRADSMFTRLWNHGVDLYLRDLHYRAYRNMSAADRIHPGFPDVERVREDCDIKHKEQGYLHREEYQWGLTGVLLLGGIAGVWFGGRRIGFATRQGIRRIVREELDARNGRYER, from the coding sequence TTGGTCGAGGATGCGGCCCAGACGCGCGACCGGAGTGGCCCATGGGCGAGCGGCGGAAGCGGCGGCGGCGGTTCGGCTGTTCGGCTGTTCTTGAGCGGGTCGGGCATGGGTGCTATTAGAGCGTCGGGTTCGGTGTGCGCGCCATCACGGCCGTGGCACGCGGAGAGGCGAGCTGATCCCTGGCCACGAACCTTGCAGCCTCCACGACGCGTCCAGGCCGCCGGAGCATGGGGAGGGCCCATCAAGACGAGAGCGAGCGCGATGATCCTGGGAGCGATGGCGTATGTCCTGGCGGCGGGCCTCGTGGCTCCGTCGGACGCCGCAACCGAAGCGGAGCTCCAATCGGCCGTGTTCCGCGCCAAACCGGCCGTTGTCATGGTCGCCGTCCGCATCGGCGCGAGCGCGACGGTGCGGTGCAGCGACGGGACGACGACGGTCGTGCGGCCGGGCACGATCGGCGAGCTTGGGAGCGGTGCCATCATCCATCCCGAGGGTTGGATCGTGACGAACGGTCACGTCGTGCAGCCGTACCAGGACGGCGCGGCCGGATCGTTCGCGGTCGAATTGCTCGAGCAGGCGGTGGCCTCGGCGTGCGCCGCCGAGTTGGACGGCCTATCCACACCGGCACGGACCCAGCGCGTCCGCGCGCTCGCGGCCACGCGCGAGAACCGGGAAGGCTTCGTGGTCGAGCGGTCGCTGGATGTCCACCTGTCCAATGGCAAGGGCTATCCCGCGGCGGTGAAGTTCTACAGTCCGCCCGCCTACGTGGTCGTGGCCGGCTCTCCGGATCCCTCGGGGCAGCCCCGCACGGAGCACGGCCGTGATGTCGCGATCCTGAAGATCGAAGACAAGGAATTGCCCGTCGTCCGCCTCGCCAGACACAGCACGGACCTCCATCTGGGGCAGACGCTCTTCGTGATCGGCTTCCCGGGTGTCGTGGCCTCCCACGAACTGCTCAGCCGGGCCACGCGGTACGAGCCCTCGATCACGACTGGTCGCGTCTCGGGATTCAAAGAGGACATCGGGGGCCAGCGTGTCATCCAGACCGACGCGGCCATCATTCAGGGCAATAGCGGGGGGCCGGTGTTCGACGACCGTGGCCAGGTCATCGGCGCGGCCACGTTCACGTCGACCCAGGGGGAGCAGGTCGTCCAGGGGTTCAACTTCCTCATCCCGGTCGAGACGATCCAGGAGGCCGCGCGCGCGGCCGGAGTCGTGCCCAGGGCCGACAGCATGTTCACGCGGCTGTGGAACCATGGGGTCGACCTGTACCTTCGGGACCTCCACTACCGGGCCTACCGTAACATGAGCGCAGCGGACCGAATTCACCCGGGCTTCCCCGACGTGGAGCGCGTTCGCGAAGACTGCGACATCAAGCACAAGGAGCAGGGGTATCTCCACCGCGAGGAGTACCAGTGGGGTCTGACGGGTGTCCTGCTCCTGGGCGGGATCGCGGGCGTGTGGTTCGGCGGGCGACGGATCGGGTTCGCGACGCGCCAAGGCATCCGCCGCATCGTCCGCGAAGAACTCGACGCGCGAAACGGACGCTACGAACGCTAG
- a CDS encoding class I SAM-dependent methyltransferase, whose protein sequence is MTAGDATGGSLGRLGADPKDFDAVIQAVRFELYRENIYGALEMVEAAHHVHPDPRYLEQAARIRSWLSHLANRDAYIAAQDAQYRRLRWRMGLKLIEKRIRMMLGRKTRKMIERRARDPEFQALEREVAAAHARRVLDAGSGEGGVAMALAARHPDMQVDGVEVSATNVRIAHRLNRFANARFRQGLAEEVHRAFPGASFDLVYSFAVLEHVRDVDETIRSIMTVLRPGGRFCFVVPMHEFRARGPIPDYAPVHGYADHCRVFSEGELYQRFGHEKNFHLQKIPGAWKHGELPACFEPIEFGSFFVSYTK, encoded by the coding sequence GTGACCGCGGGCGACGCGACCGGCGGTTCGCTCGGGCGGCTCGGCGCCGACCCGAAGGACTTCGACGCGGTCATCCAGGCGGTGCGCTTCGAGCTGTACCGCGAGAACATCTACGGAGCGCTCGAGATGGTCGAGGCCGCCCATCACGTCCATCCCGATCCGCGGTATCTCGAGCAGGCCGCCCGCATCCGCTCGTGGCTCAGCCACCTGGCCAACCGCGACGCCTACATCGCGGCCCAGGACGCGCAGTACCGGCGCCTGCGCTGGCGGATGGGGCTCAAGCTGATCGAGAAGCGCATCCGCATGATGCTCGGCCGCAAGACCCGCAAGATGATCGAGCGCCGGGCGCGCGACCCCGAGTTCCAGGCCCTCGAGCGCGAGGTGGCCGCCGCGCACGCCCGCCGCGTGCTCGACGCGGGCAGCGGGGAAGGCGGCGTGGCAATGGCGCTGGCCGCGCGTCACCCCGACATGCAGGTGGACGGCGTCGAGGTCTCGGCCACCAACGTGCGGATCGCGCACCGGCTCAACCGGTTCGCCAACGCCCGCTTCCGCCAGGGCCTCGCCGAGGAGGTGCACCGGGCCTTTCCGGGCGCCTCCTTCGACCTGGTCTACTCCTTCGCGGTGCTCGAGCACGTGCGCGACGTCGACGAGACCATCCGATCGATCATGACCGTGCTCCGCCCGGGCGGGCGATTCTGCTTCGTGGTGCCCATGCACGAGTTCCGCGCCCGCGGCCCCATTCCCGACTACGCGCCGGTGCACGGGTACGCCGATCACTGCCGCGTCTTCAGCGAGGGCGAGCTCTACCAGCGCTTCGGCCACGAGAAGAACTTCCACCTGCAGAAGATCCCGGGCGCGTGGAAGCACGGCGAGCTGCCCGCCTGCTTCGAGCCGATCGAGTTCGGTTCCTTCTTCGTCTCCTACACCAAGTAG